In a single window of the Populus alba chromosome 16, ASM523922v2, whole genome shotgun sequence genome:
- the LOC118051969 gene encoding uncharacterized protein, with translation MIAKVNKDEASDDHSGDLDREAKEGKEDESDSETTQDSVSSQGDSVTAEGEKVENVSIVPKTVSNKNLSESGPPRGSRVKSDRKTSISRSKAVNNTPKKPAKTNKGPLKVTSKSSFDKNSKDMRVPPKPSLESSEGVDDKPAEDVKEIDFLDEASNGTQSVAIDNVTDGAEENGEHEDEAELNQRIEDMEMRIGKLEAELREVAALEISLYSVVPEHGSSAHKVHTPARRLSRLYIHACKHWTLVKRATVARNTVSGLVLISKSCGNDVSRLTFWLSNTIVLREIICQAFGSSRHSSPLARLAESNGGSKKSEGKPTALKWKGGSGSKQVNGFMQFADDWQETGTFTAALERVESWIFSRVVESVWWQALTPHMQSPTGDLSSNKTTGRLLGPALGDQQQGSFSINLWKNAFQDALQRLCPVRAGGHECGCLPIIARMVMEQCVARLDVAMFNAILRESAHEIPTDPVSDPILDSKVLPIPAGDLSFGSGAQLKNSVGNWSRWLTDMFGIDADDCLKEDQHGSEDDDKQDGEAKPFLLLNDLSDLLMLPKDMLMDRSIRKEVCPSIGLPLIKRILCNFTPDEFCPDPVPGAVLEALNSESTVEWRLSGDAARNFPYTAAPAVYTPPSSDDVAEKVAEAGTKSQLSRNVSAVQRKGYTSDEELEELDSPLTSIIEKLPSSPAIIMANGSGKHKEYAGNSIANARYELLREVWSA, from the exons ATGATTGCCAAAGTGAACAAGGATGAGGCTTCAGATGACCATTCTGGTGACTTAGATAGAGAAGCTAAGGAGGGGAAGGAAGATGAGTCGGATTCTGAGACAACACAAGATTCTGTATCATCTCAAGGGGATTCGGTGACAGCTGAGGGTGAGAAAGTAGAAAACGTTTCGATAGTCCCAAAAACAGTTTCCAATAAGAATTTATCAGAAAGCGGTCCCCCGCGTGGATCAAGGGTGAAATCTGATCGCAAGACTAGTATATCTAGGTCTAAAGCAGTAAATAACACTCCTAAAAAacctgcaaaaacaaataaagggcCTTTGAAAGTTACTTCGAAAAGTTCTTTTGATAAGAATTCTAAAGACATGAGAGTTCCTCCTAAACCTTCATTAGAATCTTCTGAAGGAGTTGATGATAAGCCTGCAGAAGATGTCAAAGAAATAGATTTTTTAGATGAGGCCTCAAATGGTACTCAGAGTGTTGCAATTGACAACGTAACAGATGGTGCAGAAGAAAATGGTGAGCATGAGGATGAAGCAGAattaaatcaaaggattgaagACATGGAAATGAGAATCGGGAAACTTGAAGCAGAGCTCAGAGAAGTTGCTGCTCTCGAAATTTCACTTTATTCTGTAGTCCCAGAACATGGGAGCTCAGCACATAAGGTGCACACACCTGCAAGACGCCTTTCCAGACTCTACATTCATGCTTGCAAGCATTGGACTCTAGTTAAGCGAGCTACGGTTGCCAGAAACACTGTTTCAGGACTTGTATTGATTTCCAAGTCCTGCGGTAATGATGTTTCAAG GTTAACATTTTGGTTGTCCAACACAATTGTGCTGAGAGAGATCATTTGTCAGGCATTTGGAAGTTCACGGCACTCAAGTCCCCTTGCAAGGCTTGCTGAGTCCAATGGGGGTAGCAAGAAAAGTGAAGGGAAGCCTACAGCACTGAAATGGAAGGGTGGTTCTGGTAGCAAACAAGTTAACGGTTTTATGCAGTTTGCTGATGATTGGCAGGAGACAGGAACCTTTACTGCTGCATTAGAAAGAGTTGAATCGTGGATATTTTCCCGTGTGGTTGAATCCGTATGGTGGCAG GCTCTGACTCCACATATGCAATCTCCTACTGGGGATTTGTCCTCCAATAAAACCACTGGAAGGTTGCTTGGACCAGCCTTGGGTGACCAGCAGCAAGGCAGCTTTTCTATCAACTTATGGAAGAACGCTTTCCAGGATGCTCTCCAACGACTGTGTCCTGTTAGAGCAGGAGGTCATGAGTGTGGTTGCTTGCCCATCATTGCAAGAATG GTTATGGAGCAGTGTGTTGCCAGGCTAGATGTGGCAATGTTCAATGCTATTCTGCGCGAGTCTGCCCATGAGATTCCAACTGACCCTGTTTCGGATCCTATCTTAGATTCCAAGGTTCTGCCAATTCCTGCTGGAGACTTGAGCTTTGGTTCTGGGGCACAACTCAAAAATTCT GTTGGTAATTGGTCTAGGTGGCTTACTGATATGTTTGGGATCGATGCTGATGATTGCTTGAAAGAAGATCAGCATGGCAGCGAGGATGATGACAAGCAAGATGGTGAAGCTAAACCCTTCCTTCTTCTTAATGACTTGAGCGATCTTCTGATGCTTCCAAAAGACATGCTAATGGACCGATCAATCAGGAAGGAG GTGTGCCCATCAATTGGTCTTCCATTAATTAAGCGGATACTCTGCAATTTTACACCTGATGAGTTCTGCCCAGATCCTGTCCCTGGAGCTGTATTAGAGGCATTGAACTCCGAG AGTACCGTGGAGTGGAGATTGTCAGGAGATGCTGCCAGAAACTTCCCTTATACGGCTGCCCCAGCTGTGTACACACCGCCTTCCTCCGATGATGTGGCAGAAAAGGTTGCAGAGGCAGGGACCAAGTCTCAGTTGTCAAGGAATGTATCTGCTGTGCAGAGGAAAGGATACACCAGTGATGAGGAACTGGAGGAATTAGATTCACCTCTCACGTCCATAATTGAAAAATTGCCATCATCCCCAGCTATCATCATGGCCAATGGAAGTGGAAAACACAAGGAATATGCAGGGAATTCGATAGCAAATGCAAGGTATGAACTTCTTCGTGAGGTCTGGTCTGCATGA
- the LOC118051960 gene encoding probably inactive leucine-rich repeat receptor-like protein kinase At5g06940 produces the protein MATTCTYTFALCLSLAFFMFSSAASSTEADILLSFKDSIQDPKNSLTSWSNSSNVHPCNWTGITCSTSPSLTVTSLNLQNLNLSGEISSSICDLTNLTLLNLADNFFNQPIPLHLSQCSSLESLNVSNNLIWGPIPDQISQFQSLRVLDFSKNHIEGRIPESIGSLVKLQVLNLGSNLLSGSVPSVFVNFTELVVLDLSQNLYLMSGVPSEIGKLGKLEQLLLQSSGFYGQIPDSFVALQRLTILDLSQNNLSGMIPQTLGSSSKNLVSFDVSQNKLLGSFPNDICSAPGLKNLGLHTNFFNGSIPNSISECSNLERFQVQNNEFSGDFPGGLWSLSKIKLIRAENNRFSGAIPDSMSMAAQLEQVQIDNNSFTGKIPHGLGLVKSLYRFSASLNGLYGELPPNFCDSPVMSIINLSHNSLSGQIPEMKKCRKLVSLSLADNSLTGEIPPSLADLPVLTYLDLSDNNLTGSIPEGLQNLKLALFNVSFNLLSGEVPPALVSGLPASFLEGNPHLCGPGLPNSCFDDLPRHRNSAGLSSLACALISIAFGLGVLLVAAGFFVFHRSTKWKSEMGSWHSVFFYPLRVTEHDLVMGMDEKSSVGNGGAFGRVYIICLPSGELVAVKKLVNIGNQSPKALKAEVKTLAKIRHKNITKVLGFCHSEESIFLIYEYLQKGSLGDLISRPDFQLQWSDRLKIAIGVAQGLAYLHKHYVQHLLHRNIKSTNILLDADFEPKLTDFALDRIVGEASFQTTVASESACSCYNAPECGYTKKATEQMDVYSFGVVLLELIAGRQADRAEPADSVDIVKWVRRKINITNGAVQVLDSKISNSSQQEMLAALDIAIRCTSVLPEKRPSVLEVTRALQSLGSKTHVSDSYLSTPEENSVPV, from the exons ATGGCTACCACCTGCACATACACTTTTGCTCTCTGTCTTAGCCTCGCATTCTTCATGTTTAGCTCAGCAGCTTCTTCAACGGAAGCTGATATCCTCCTTTCTTTCAAAGACTCCATTCAAGACCCCAAGAACTCTCTTACAAGCTGGTCTAACAGCTCAAATGTCCATCCCTGTAACTGGACTGGAATCACCTGCTCTACTTCACCTTCACTCACTGTAACTTCTCTCAACCTTCAAAATTTGAATCTTTCTGGTGAAATCTCTTCTTCAATCTGTGATTTAACCAATTTGACTCTTCTCAATCTTGCTGACAATTTTTTTAACCAGCCTATACCTTTACACCTCTCTCAATGTAGTTCTTTGGAGAGTTTGAATGTCAGTAACAACCTCATCTGGGGTCCTATCCCAGATCAGATTTCTCAGTTTCAGTCTCTGAGAGTTCTTGATTTTAGCAAGAACCATATTGAGGGAAGGATTCCAGAAAGCATTGGCTCATTGGTGAAGTTGCAAGTACTCAACTTGGGAAGCAACTTGCTTTCAGGTAGTGTTCCTTCTGTATTTGTGAATTTCACTGAGCTTGTTGTTCTTGATTTGTCTCAAAATTTGTACTTGATGAGTGGTGTTCCTAGTGAGATTGGGAAACTGGGGAAGCTTGAGCAGCTATTGTTGCAAAGTTCTGGTTTTTATGGTCAAATTCCTGATTCTTTTGTGGCTTTGCAAAGGTTAACCATTTTGGACCTCTCACAGAACAATCTGAGTGGTATGATTCCTCAAACACTAGGGTCTTCTTCTAAGAACTTAGTGTCTTTTGATGTTTCTCAAAACAAGCTTTTAGGGTCATTTCCAAATGATATATGCAGCGCACCAGGCCTTAAAAACCTCGGTCTCCACACTAATTTCTTCAATGGTTCGATACCAAACTCCATTAGTGAATGCTCTAATCTTGAGaggtttcaagttcaaaacaaTGAGTTTTCTGGTGATTTCCCAGGTGGGTTATGGTCACTAAGCAAAATAAAGCTAAttagagctgagaacaacagATTTTCTGGTGCAATACCAGATTCAATGTCAATGGCAGCTCAATTGGAGCAAGTTCAGATAGATAACAACAGCTTCACTGGAAAAATTCCCCATGGTCTTGGTCTGGTTAAGAGCTTGTATAGATTCTCTGCATCTCTTAATGGTCTCTATGGTGAATTACCTCCGAATTTTTGTGATTCTCCTGTTATGAGTATCATAAACTTATCCCACAATTCTCTTTCTGGTCAAATTCCTGAGATGAAAAAGTGCAGGAAACTGGTCTCCTTGTCTTTGGCAGACAACAGTCTTACTGGGGAAATCCCTCCATCCCTTGCCGATTTGCCTGTGCTGACTTACCTTGATCTTTCCGATAACAACCTCACTGGTTCAATCCCAGAAGGGCTTCAAAATCTGAAGCTTGCTCTCTTCAATGTATCCTTTAACCTTCTATCTGGAGAAGTCCCCCCAGCTCTAGTCTCTGGACTCCCTGCTTCATTCCTGGAAGGAAATCCTCACCTTTGTGGCCCAGGATTGCCCAATTCTTGTTTTGATGATCTGCCAAGACATCGCAATTCTGCGGGTCTTAGTTCATTGGCATGTGCCCTTATATCTATAGCGTTTGGTCTGGGAGTCTTGCTTGTTGCTGCTGGGTTTTTCGTGTTCCACCGATCCACTAAATGGAAATCTGAAATGGGTAGTTGGCATTCGGTGTTTTTCTATCCTCTCAGAGTCACAGAGCATGATTTAGTCATGGGAATGGATGAGAAAAGTTCTGTTGGAAATGGTGGAGCTTTTGGTAGAGTGTACATTATATGTTTACCAAGTGGTGAACTGGTTGCCGTGAAGAAGCTAGTCAATATCGGGAACCAATCTCCAAAAGCATTGAAGGCTGAGGTCAAGACATTAGCCAAGATCAGACATAAGAACATCACTAAAGTTCTTGGATTTTGCCATTCAGAGGAATCAATCTTTCTAATTTACGAATACTTGCAAAAGGGGAGCTTAGGGGATTTAATTAGCAGACCGGACTTTCAGTTGCAATGGAGTGATAGGTTGAAGATTGCCATTGGGGTTGCTCAAGGATTGGCATACCTTCACAAGCATTATGTCCAGCATTTACTTCACAGAAACATTAAGTCGACTAATATCCTCCTGGATGCGGACTTTGAACCAAAGCTCACAGATTTTGCTCTCGACCGAATCGTGGGAGAAGCCTCATTTCAAACAACTGTTGCTTCAGAATCTGCATGCTCTTGCTACAATGCTCCTG AATGTGGATACACAAAGAAAGCAACCGAGCAAATGGATGTTTACAGCTTCGGTGTGGTGCTTCTAGAGCTGATAGCAGGCCGACAAGCTGACCGAGCAGAACCAGCAGACTCTGTTGATATCGTGAAATGGGTTCGGAGGAAAATCAACATCACAAATGGAGCAGTCCAAGTTCTTGACTCTAAGATATCAAACTCTTCCCAACAAGAGATGCTAGCGGCTCTAGACATTGCCATTCGTTGCACTTCAGTGCTGCCAGAGAAACGACCATCAGTGCTTGAAGTCACCAGAGCACTTCAGTCTCTAGGCTCAAAAACTCACGTTTCAGACTCATACTTGTCCACTCCCGAGGAGAACTCAGTTCCAGTATAA
- the LOC118051948 gene encoding zinc finger A20 and AN1 domain-containing stress-associated protein 8 → MESHDETGCQAPEGPILCINNCGFFGSAATMNMCSKCHKDIILNQQQAQLAASSIESIVNGNSSGNGKEPVVAGAVDVQAAPVEVKIISTEPSTASSKPSEMKANEGPSRCTACRKRVGLTGFGCRCGDLFCAIHRYSDKHDCPFDYRTAARDAIAKANPVVKAEKLDKI, encoded by the coding sequence ATGGAGTCTCATGATGAGACTGGATGCCAAGCTCCAGAGGGCCCCATCCTCTGCATTAACAACTGTGGCTTCTTTGGAAGTGCTGCTACAATGAACATGTGTTCCAAGTGCCACAAGGACATCATCCTGAACCAGCAACAAGCCCAACTGGCAGCATCATCCATTGAAAGCATTGTGAATGGAAACTCTAGCGGGAATGGAAAAGAACCTGTGGTTGCTGGTGCCGTTGATGTACAAGCTGCACCTGTAGAGGTGAAAATCATCTCCACAGAACCATCCACTGCTTCAAGCAAGCCTTCTGAGATGAAGGCAAATGAGGGACCCAGTAGGTGTACCGCTTGCCGAAAGCGTGTTGGTTTAACAGGGTTCGGTTGTAGATGTGGAGACCTGTTCTGTGCAATTCATCGTTACTCTGACAAGCATGACTGCCCCTTTGATTATCGGACTGCTGCTCGTGATGCTATTGCTAAAGCCAACCCAGTTGTCAAGGCAGAGAAGCTTGATAAGATCTAA
- the LOC118051937 gene encoding chaperone protein dnaJ 6, giving the protein MGRKGKKPRVSREEEEEIESEVEGEHQENMNQSSANEKSLYEVLGVAKTASQQEIKKAYYKLALRLHPDKNPGDEEAKEKFQQLQKVISILGDEEKKAVYDQTGCVDDTDLAGDVVQNLKDFFRTFYKKVTEADIEEFEANYRGSDSEKKDLIELYKECKGNMSRLFCSMLCSDPKLDSHRFMDILDEAIAAGEVKRTKAYQKWAKRVSETKPPTNPLKRRVKSKKEPEADLFAIISERQSKRKNQVNSFLSSLESKYGGSNSTSEPTEEEFEAIQEKIESRRKGSKRSKQK; this is encoded by the exons ATGGGAAGGAAGGGAAAGAAACCTAGGGTTTCtcgtgaagaagaagaagaaattgaatcCGAAGTAGAAGGGGAACATCAAGAGAATATGAACCAATCCTCTGCAAATGAGAAGAGTCTCTATGAG GTTCTCGGTGTTGCGAAGACAGCATCTCAACAGGAAATAAAGAAAGCATACTATAAGTTGGCGTTGCGACTCCATCCTGATAAAAATCCGGGTGATGAG GAAGCTAAGGAGAAATTTCAGCAATTGCAAAAGGTGATATCGATTCTTGGTGATGAGGAAAAAAAGGCGGTCTATGATCAAACTGGCTGTGTTGATGATACA GATCTTGCAGGGGACGTTGTTCAGAATTTGAAGGATTTTTTCAGAACTTTTTACAAAAAG GTCACTGAAGCTGATATTGAAGAGTTTGAAGCAAACTACAGGGGTTCTGATTCTGAGAAAAAGGATTTGATTGAACTCTACAAGGAGTGCAAGGGTAACATGAGCAG GCTCTTCTGTTCAATGCTTTGCTCTGATCCTAAGCTTGATTCACACCGATTCATGGACATTCTGGATGAGGCAATAGCTGCAG GAGAAGTGAAGAGAACCAAAGCTTACCAGAAATGGGCAAAACGAGTGTCTGAAACAAAACCGCCTACCAACCCTTTAAAAAGGAGGGTGAA GTCCAAAAAGGAGCCAGAAGCAGACCTATTTGCAATCATATCTGAGCGCCAAAGCAAGAGGAAGAACCAGGTGAATTCCTTTCTCTCGTCTCTGGAGTCCAAATATGGTGGGAGCAATTCAACTTCAGAACCTACTGAAGAAGAATTTGAAGCAATACAGGAGAAAATAGAAAGCCGCCGTAAGGGCTCCAAGAGGTCGAAGCAAAAGTAA